From Echeneis naucrates chromosome 7, fEcheNa1.1, whole genome shotgun sequence, one genomic window encodes:
- the sephs3 gene encoding selenide, water dikinase 3 isoform X2 — translation MSASTSPPPMAEVVRTEGCFPPGYKPFKPEEHGLERGFRLTSFSEMKGUGCKVPQEALLKLLAGLEPDRADGTGKAGDQGSEFVQQLPGPRLGVGMDCCVIPLRHGGLSLVQTTDFFYPLVEDPYMMGRIACANVLSDLYAMGITECDNMLMLLSVSQKMNDKDRERVMPLMIQGFRDAAEEGGTSVTGGQTVINPWIIVGGVASVVCQPNEFIMPDGAVPGDVLVLTKPLGTQVAVNAHQWLDQPERWNKIKLVVTKEEVKEAYQEAMFSMATLNRTGGLLVCLPREQAAKFCSEMKSQSSGAGGQGATGGAWIIGIVEKGDRRARIIDKPRIIEVLPRGSQAASQDNSSTSPAPSPNLS, via the exons ATGTCAGCCTCAACTTCCCCGCCTCCCATGGCGGAGGTTGTGCGCACCGAGGGCTGTTTTCCCCCCGGATACAAGCCCTTCAAACCCGAGGAGCACGGCCTGGAGCGCGGGTTCCGTCTTACATCCTTTTCGGAGATGAAAGGATGAGGCTGCAAAGTCCCGCAGGAGGCTCTGCTCAAACTCCTGGCGGGACTAGAGCCGGACCGGGCTGACGGGACTGGAAAGGCCGGAGACCAAGGGTCGGAGTTCGTCCAGCAGTTGCCCGGCCCCCGGCTCG GTGTGGGAATGGACTGCTGTGTGATCCCTCTGCGACATGGAGGACTCTCACTGGTCCAGACCACAGACTTCTTCTATCCTCTGGTGGAGGATCCCTACATGATG ggCAGAATAGCATGTGCTAATGTGCTCAGTGATCTCTATGCCATGGGGATTACAGAGTGTGATAacatgctgatgctgctgagtGTCAGCCAAAAGATGAATGACAAG GACCGTGAGCGGGTGATGCCGCTGATGATTCAAGGTTTTCGGGatgcagcagaggagggagggactTCAGTGACAGGTGGCCAAACTGTCATCAACCCTTGGATCATCGTAGGAGGAGTGGCATCGGTGGTGTGCCAGCCCAATGAGTTCATCAT GCCAGATGGGGCTGTACCCGGTGATGTCTTGGTTTTGACCAAACCTCTAGGGACGCAGGTTGCTGTAAATGCTCACCAGTGGCTTGATCAG CCGGAGAGGTGGAACAAGATCAAGCTAGTTGTCACCAAAGAGGAAGTCAAAGAGGCCTATCAGGAAGCTATGTTCTCCATGGCAACACTAAATCGCACAG GCGGGCTGCTGGTGTGTCTGCCCAGGGAGCAGGCAGCCAAGTTTTGCTCAGAGATGAAGAGCCAGAGCTCTGGAGCTGGAGGTCAGGGAGCAACTGGTGGGGCATGGATAATTGGAATAGTAGAGAAAGGCGACCGCCGTGCCCGCATCATTGACAAGCCCCGCATCATCGAGGTCCTACCACGAGGAAGCCAGGCAGCAAGTCAGGACAACAGCTCCACCAGCCCTGCTCCCAGCCCCAATTTGTCGTAG
- the ap4b1 gene encoding AP-4 complex subunit beta-1 isoform X1 codes for MPYIGSEDTVRDLRRVLSNPNVQSDQLRYRNTILKVIRAMSQGVDVSGLFSEMVKACATVDIVQKKLVYVFLCSYATLNPELSLLVINTLRKDCQDPNPMVRSLALRNMTNLRLPSLVEYVEQPLTAGLRDRAACVRRVAVLGWAKLHNLQTNSEIDAAVVNELYSLLRDPDPVVMVNCLRALEEILREEGGVAINKPITHHLLNRLKECDIWGQCEVLRILQRYRPQSEDELFNILSLLDVSLISPHPPVMAATLSLFLSLCSGLPAVGLAALERVRGPLLAACGNTSREMQFTALCHIQLLLRSLPGLMGEHYKRFFCGYAEPAYIKQRKIEVLVELVNDDNVAILLDELRGYCTDVNISTAHAAISAIGRIGRSYSDKCLEILTELLGLKQEHITSAVVQTMRDLVWVCPQCSRTVCSAVEGCEAEIQDSQGRHALLWLLGVYGEQVSSVPYTLEVFIDGVRSEASVGVKMELLTATVRLFLCRPAETQDMLGRLLHYCIEEETNMCVSDQALLYYRLLHCGIEETRKVLQCRRSDPSLGVLIGRPAEPINQWSYIFNTLEPLRPGAIETESATIGGSPEHMTFDPKPNNDLSDTLSYSFGKTVRSVTDTALQCTDSSSDALTASVSAPLSLSLSPALSPEEFEDLWLQQQALHVEQGPEKIKAEENYVYMEEHVQCPTIFRCSPQSLQAAMQLVNIQTLAFTPPHTLPWRVYLYTNTQNKHSADTCHGTLILGELLYTGEEIQKKSKDEENVGVEARQDKREEEREEDTAEGRSEKERVKKNTAEKGIKVTLKQQPRDEKALKGFLSVLTTVLHALSSEK; via the exons ATGCCTTATATAGGCAGTGAGGACACTGTCCGGGACCTAAGAAGAGTTCTGTCCAACCCCAATGTCCAGTCTGACCAACTACGCTACAGGAACACTATCCTCAAAGTTATCAG GGCGATGTCACAGGGTGTGGATGTATCTGGCCTGTTCAGTGAAATGGTAAAAGCATGTGCCACAGTGGACATAGTGCAGAAGAAGCTGGTTTATGTCTTCCTGTGTTCCTACGCCACTCTGAACCCGGAGTTGTCCCTGCTGGTCATCAACACTCTGAGGAAAGACTGTCAGGATCCTAACCCAATGGTTCGAAGCCTGGCCCTGAGAAACATGACAAACCTCAG GTTACCCAGTTTGGTGGAGTATGTGGAGCAGCCTCTGACAGCAGGACTGAGGGACAGAGCAGCTTGTGTCCGACGGGTGGCTGTACTTGGCTGGGCCAAGCTACACAATCTCCAAACAAACTCAGAGATAG ATGCTGCAGTTGTGAATGAGCTGTATAGTCTGCTCAGGGACCCGGACCCAGTGGTGATGGTGAACTGCCTCCGAGCCTTGGAGGAGATCctaagggaggaggggggtgtcGCCATCAACAAACCCATCACCCATCACCTCCTTAACAG GCTGAAGGAGTGTGATATCTGGGGCCAGTGTGAGGTGCTGAGAATCCTCCAACGCTACCGGCCTCAATCAGAGGATGAGCTTTTCAACATCCTGTCCCTCTTGGATGTGTCCTTAATTAGCCCCCACCCTCCGGTTATGGCTGCCACCCTCAGCCTCTTCCTGAGCCTCTGCTCTGGCCTGCCAGCTGTCGGTCTAGCAGCCTTGGAACGGGTACGCGGGCCCTTGCTGGCAGCATGTGGAAACACATCCAGAGAGATGCAATTCACTGCCCTCTGCCACATTCAG ttGCTGTTGCGTTCTCTCCCTGGCCTGATGGGGGAGCACTACAAGCGATTCTTCTGTGGCTATGCTGAGCCAGCCTATATCAAGCAAAGGAAGATAGAG GTGTTGGTGGAGCTGGTAAATGATGACAATGTAGCAATTTTATTGGATGAGCTAAGAGGATACTGCACTGATGTTAACATTAGCACTGCCCATGCTGCCATCTCAGCCATAG GTCGTATTGGACGGAGCTACAGCGACAAATGTCTAGAGATCCTCACTGAACTCCTCGGGCTCAAACAAGAGCACATCACTTCTG CTGTAGTGCAAACAATGCGTGACCTGGTGTGGGTGTGTCCTCAGTGTAGCAGAACTGTGTGTTCGGCAGTGGAGGGCTGTGAGGCTGAGATACAAGACAGCCAG GGTAGGCATGCCTTGTTATGGTTGCTGGGTGTGTACGGGGAGCAAGTTTCAAGCGTTCCTTACACCCTGGAGGTGTTCATTGATGGAGTGAGGAGTGAAGCCTCTGTGGGAGTCAAGATGGAGCTGCTGACAGCCACTGTGAGGCTGTTTTTGTGCCGGCCTGCTGAGACACAGGACATGCTTGGAAGACTGCTGCACTACTGCATag aggAGGAAACTAATATGTGCGTAAGTGACCAGGCACTTCTCTACTACCGCCTGTTGCATTGTGGAATAGAAGAGACTCGAAAGGTCTTACAGTGTCGGAGGTCAGACCCTTCCTTGGGTGTTCTCATTGGCCGGCCTGCAGAACCCATCAACCAGTGGTCATACATCTTTAACACTTTGGAGCCTCTCAGGCCTGGTGCCATAGAGACAGAGTCAGCCACCATAGGAGGAAGCCCTGAAcatatgacctttgaccccaagCCTAACAATGACCTTTCAGACACACTGAGCTACAGCTTTGGCAAGACAGTTCGTTCAG TCACAGACACTGCCCTTCAGTGCACAGACTCCTCCAGTGATGCCCTGACTGCCAGTGTTTCAGCCCCCCTCAGTTTGTCCCTCTCCCCAGCTCTCAGCCCCGAGGAGTTTGAGGATCTGTGGCTACAGCAACAGGCTCTGCATGTTGAGCAAG GTCCTGAGAAAATTAAAGCGGAGGAGAATTATGTGTACATGGAAGAACATGTCCAGTGTCCCACCATTTTTCGCTGTTCCCCCCAAAGTCTTCAGGCTGCAAtgcagctggttaatatccagACACTGGCATTCACGCCACCACACACGTTACCCTGGAGGGTGTACctgtacacaaatacacaaaacaagcaCTCTGCTGACACATGCCATGGCACACTCATACTGGGAGAGCTGCTGTACACTGGAGaggaaattcagaaaaaatCGAAGGATGAAGAAAATGTGGGTGTGGAGGCCAGACAggacaaaagagaagaagaacgAGAGGAAGATACAGCTGAAGGAcggagtgagaaagaaagagtgaagaaaaacacagcagagaaaggaaTCAAAGTGACCCTCAAGCAGCAACCAAGAGATGAAAAAGCTCTGAAgggttttctttctgtccttacCACCGTATTGCATGCACTGTCCTCGGA
- the sephs3 gene encoding selenide, water dikinase 3 isoform X1: MSASTSPPPMAEVVRTEGCFPPGYKPFKPEEHGLERGFRLTSFSEMKGUGCKVPQEALLKLLAGLEPDRADGTGKAGDQGSEFVQQLPGPRLGVGMDCCVIPLRHGGLSLVQTTDFFYPLVEDPYMMGRIACANVLSDLYAMGITECDNMLMLLSVSQKMNDKDRERVMPLMIQGFRDAAEEGGTSVTGGQTVINPWIIVGGVASVVCQPNEFIMPDGAVPGDVLVLTKPLGTQVAVNAHQWLDQPERWNKIKLVVTKEEVKEAYQEAMFSMATLNRTAAGLMHKFQAHAATDVTGFGLLGHANNLATQQRNEVAFVIHNLPIIAKMTAISKACGNAFNLVHGTSSETSGGLLVCLPREQAAKFCSEMKSQSSGAGGQGATGGAWIIGIVEKGDRRARIIDKPRIIEVLPRGSQAASQDNSSTSPAPSPNLS; this comes from the exons ATGTCAGCCTCAACTTCCCCGCCTCCCATGGCGGAGGTTGTGCGCACCGAGGGCTGTTTTCCCCCCGGATACAAGCCCTTCAAACCCGAGGAGCACGGCCTGGAGCGCGGGTTCCGTCTTACATCCTTTTCGGAGATGAAAGGATGAGGCTGCAAAGTCCCGCAGGAGGCTCTGCTCAAACTCCTGGCGGGACTAGAGCCGGACCGGGCTGACGGGACTGGAAAGGCCGGAGACCAAGGGTCGGAGTTCGTCCAGCAGTTGCCCGGCCCCCGGCTCG GTGTGGGAATGGACTGCTGTGTGATCCCTCTGCGACATGGAGGACTCTCACTGGTCCAGACCACAGACTTCTTCTATCCTCTGGTGGAGGATCCCTACATGATG ggCAGAATAGCATGTGCTAATGTGCTCAGTGATCTCTATGCCATGGGGATTACAGAGTGTGATAacatgctgatgctgctgagtGTCAGCCAAAAGATGAATGACAAG GACCGTGAGCGGGTGATGCCGCTGATGATTCAAGGTTTTCGGGatgcagcagaggagggagggactTCAGTGACAGGTGGCCAAACTGTCATCAACCCTTGGATCATCGTAGGAGGAGTGGCATCGGTGGTGTGCCAGCCCAATGAGTTCATCAT GCCAGATGGGGCTGTACCCGGTGATGTCTTGGTTTTGACCAAACCTCTAGGGACGCAGGTTGCTGTAAATGCTCACCAGTGGCTTGATCAG CCGGAGAGGTGGAACAAGATCAAGCTAGTTGTCACCAAAGAGGAAGTCAAAGAGGCCTATCAGGAAGCTATGTTCTCCATGGCAACACTAAATCGCACAG CTGCAGGACTGATGCACAAGTTCCAGGCCCATGCTGCAACCGATGTGACGGGTTTCGGGTTATTGGGACATGCCAACAACCTGGCAACACAGCAAAGAAACGAGGTGGCCTTTGTCATCCACAACCTACCAATCATAGCCAAGATGACTGCTATCAGTAAAGCCTGTGGAAATGCGTTCAACCTGGTTCATGGCACCTCATCAGAGACTTCTG GCGGGCTGCTGGTGTGTCTGCCCAGGGAGCAGGCAGCCAAGTTTTGCTCAGAGATGAAGAGCCAGAGCTCTGGAGCTGGAGGTCAGGGAGCAACTGGTGGGGCATGGATAATTGGAATAGTAGAGAAAGGCGACCGCCGTGCCCGCATCATTGACAAGCCCCGCATCATCGAGGTCCTACCACGAGGAAGCCAGGCAGCAAGTCAGGACAACAGCTCCACCAGCCCTGCTCCCAGCCCCAATTTGTCGTAG
- the ap4b1 gene encoding AP-4 complex subunit beta-1 isoform X2 — MPYIGSEDTVRDLRRVLSNPNVQSDQLRYRNTILKVIRAMSQGVDVSGLFSEMVKACATVDIVQKKLVYVFLCSYATLNPELSLLVINTLRKDCQDPNPMVRSLALRNMTNLRLPSLVEYVEQPLTAGLRDRAACVRRVAVLGWAKLHNLQTNSEIDAAVVNELYSLLRDPDPVVMVNCLRALEEILREEGGVAINKPITHHLLNRLKECDIWGQCEVLRILQRYRPQSEDELFNILSLLDVSLISPHPPVMAATLSLFLSLCSGLPAVGLAALERVRGPLLAACGNTSREMQFTALCHIQLLLRSLPGLMGEHYKRFFCGYAEPAYIKQRKIEVLVELVNDDNVAILLDELRGYCTDVNISTAHAAISAIGRIGRSYSDKCLEILTELLGLKQEHITSAVVQTMRDLVWVCPQCSRTVCSAVEGCEAEIQDSQGRHALLWLLGVYGEQVSSVPYTLEVFIDGVRSEASVGVKMELLTATVRLFLCRPAETQDMLGRLLHYCIEEETNMCVSDQALLYYRLLHCGIEETRKVLQCRRSDPSLGVLIGRPAEPINQWSYIFNTLEPLRPGAIETESATIGGSPEHMTFDPKPNNDLSDTLSYSFGKTVRSVTDTALQCTDSSSDALTASVSAPLSLSLSPALSPEEFEDLWLQQQALHVEQGPEKIKAEENYVYMEEHVQCPTIFRCSPQSLQAAMQLVNIQTLAFTPPHTLPWRVYLYTNTQNKHSADTCHGTLILGELLYTGEEIQKKSKDEENVGVEARQDKREEEREEDTAEGRSEKERVKKNTAEKGIKVTLKQQPRDEKALKGFLSVLTTVLHALSSE; from the exons ATGCCTTATATAGGCAGTGAGGACACTGTCCGGGACCTAAGAAGAGTTCTGTCCAACCCCAATGTCCAGTCTGACCAACTACGCTACAGGAACACTATCCTCAAAGTTATCAG GGCGATGTCACAGGGTGTGGATGTATCTGGCCTGTTCAGTGAAATGGTAAAAGCATGTGCCACAGTGGACATAGTGCAGAAGAAGCTGGTTTATGTCTTCCTGTGTTCCTACGCCACTCTGAACCCGGAGTTGTCCCTGCTGGTCATCAACACTCTGAGGAAAGACTGTCAGGATCCTAACCCAATGGTTCGAAGCCTGGCCCTGAGAAACATGACAAACCTCAG GTTACCCAGTTTGGTGGAGTATGTGGAGCAGCCTCTGACAGCAGGACTGAGGGACAGAGCAGCTTGTGTCCGACGGGTGGCTGTACTTGGCTGGGCCAAGCTACACAATCTCCAAACAAACTCAGAGATAG ATGCTGCAGTTGTGAATGAGCTGTATAGTCTGCTCAGGGACCCGGACCCAGTGGTGATGGTGAACTGCCTCCGAGCCTTGGAGGAGATCctaagggaggaggggggtgtcGCCATCAACAAACCCATCACCCATCACCTCCTTAACAG GCTGAAGGAGTGTGATATCTGGGGCCAGTGTGAGGTGCTGAGAATCCTCCAACGCTACCGGCCTCAATCAGAGGATGAGCTTTTCAACATCCTGTCCCTCTTGGATGTGTCCTTAATTAGCCCCCACCCTCCGGTTATGGCTGCCACCCTCAGCCTCTTCCTGAGCCTCTGCTCTGGCCTGCCAGCTGTCGGTCTAGCAGCCTTGGAACGGGTACGCGGGCCCTTGCTGGCAGCATGTGGAAACACATCCAGAGAGATGCAATTCACTGCCCTCTGCCACATTCAG ttGCTGTTGCGTTCTCTCCCTGGCCTGATGGGGGAGCACTACAAGCGATTCTTCTGTGGCTATGCTGAGCCAGCCTATATCAAGCAAAGGAAGATAGAG GTGTTGGTGGAGCTGGTAAATGATGACAATGTAGCAATTTTATTGGATGAGCTAAGAGGATACTGCACTGATGTTAACATTAGCACTGCCCATGCTGCCATCTCAGCCATAG GTCGTATTGGACGGAGCTACAGCGACAAATGTCTAGAGATCCTCACTGAACTCCTCGGGCTCAAACAAGAGCACATCACTTCTG CTGTAGTGCAAACAATGCGTGACCTGGTGTGGGTGTGTCCTCAGTGTAGCAGAACTGTGTGTTCGGCAGTGGAGGGCTGTGAGGCTGAGATACAAGACAGCCAG GGTAGGCATGCCTTGTTATGGTTGCTGGGTGTGTACGGGGAGCAAGTTTCAAGCGTTCCTTACACCCTGGAGGTGTTCATTGATGGAGTGAGGAGTGAAGCCTCTGTGGGAGTCAAGATGGAGCTGCTGACAGCCACTGTGAGGCTGTTTTTGTGCCGGCCTGCTGAGACACAGGACATGCTTGGAAGACTGCTGCACTACTGCATag aggAGGAAACTAATATGTGCGTAAGTGACCAGGCACTTCTCTACTACCGCCTGTTGCATTGTGGAATAGAAGAGACTCGAAAGGTCTTACAGTGTCGGAGGTCAGACCCTTCCTTGGGTGTTCTCATTGGCCGGCCTGCAGAACCCATCAACCAGTGGTCATACATCTTTAACACTTTGGAGCCTCTCAGGCCTGGTGCCATAGAGACAGAGTCAGCCACCATAGGAGGAAGCCCTGAAcatatgacctttgaccccaagCCTAACAATGACCTTTCAGACACACTGAGCTACAGCTTTGGCAAGACAGTTCGTTCAG TCACAGACACTGCCCTTCAGTGCACAGACTCCTCCAGTGATGCCCTGACTGCCAGTGTTTCAGCCCCCCTCAGTTTGTCCCTCTCCCCAGCTCTCAGCCCCGAGGAGTTTGAGGATCTGTGGCTACAGCAACAGGCTCTGCATGTTGAGCAAG GTCCTGAGAAAATTAAAGCGGAGGAGAATTATGTGTACATGGAAGAACATGTCCAGTGTCCCACCATTTTTCGCTGTTCCCCCCAAAGTCTTCAGGCTGCAAtgcagctggttaatatccagACACTGGCATTCACGCCACCACACACGTTACCCTGGAGGGTGTACctgtacacaaatacacaaaacaagcaCTCTGCTGACACATGCCATGGCACACTCATACTGGGAGAGCTGCTGTACACTGGAGaggaaattcagaaaaaatCGAAGGATGAAGAAAATGTGGGTGTGGAGGCCAGACAggacaaaagagaagaagaacgAGAGGAAGATACAGCTGAAGGAcggagtgagaaagaaagagtgaagaaaaacacagcagagaaaggaaTCAAAGTGACCCTCAAGCAGCAACCAAGAGATGAAAAAGCTCTGAAgggttttctttctgtccttacCACCGTATTGCATGCACTGTCCTCGGAGTGA